The proteins below come from a single Aptenodytes patagonicus chromosome 2, bAptPat1.pri.cur, whole genome shotgun sequence genomic window:
- the EDN1 gene encoding endothelin-1: protein MDYSQMIVSLLFVLCPGLLPADPGAEAGAAPPPAAAAAAAHRRARRCSCSSLLDEECVYFCHLDIIWINTPEKTVPYGLGGPSRSRRSLKDMVPEMLAEPSSRCRCTNQKDKKCLNFCQTGKDLWAQSTVEKTSRHHDKAGSCIGPKCMNRQLVDSKKMKRLEAIGNSIKASFSIAKLKAELQKGRKLKHNRANKRQSVWESLKAS, encoded by the exons ATGGATTATTCCCAGATGATCGTCTCGCTGCTCTTCGTGCTCTgcccggggctgctgccggcAG ACCCCGGAGCCGAggcgggcgccgcgccgccccccgccgccgctgccgccgccgcgcaccGCCGCGCCCGGCGCTGCTCCTGCTCCTCGCTGCTGGACGAGGAGTGCGTCTACTTCTGCCACCTCGACATCATCTGGATCAACACCCCCGA GAAGACAGTTCCGTATGGTCTTGGAGGCCCTTCTCGATCCAGAAGATCGCTGAAGGACATGGTGCCAGAGATGCTCGCTGAACCTAGCAGCAGATGCCGATGCACCAACCAGAAGGACAAGAAATGTCTGAACTTCTGCCAGACAGGAAAAGATCTCTG GGCTCAGTCCACAGTGGAGAAAACCTCGCGTCACCATGACAAAGCTGGCAGTTGCATTGGACCCAAATGCATGAACCGACAGCTTGTTGACAGCAAGAAAATGAAGCG GCTGGAAGCCATTGGTAACAGTATCAAAGCTTCCTTCAGTATTGCAAAGCTGAAGGCTGAGCTCCAGAAAGGACGGAAGCTGAAACATAACAGGGCGAACAAAAGGCAAAGCGTCTGGGAAAGTCTGAAAGCATCCTAG